In Styela clava chromosome 14, kaStyClav1.hap1.2, whole genome shotgun sequence, the following are encoded in one genomic region:
- the LOC120341684 gene encoding uncharacterized protein LOC120341684, producing MGNLFSKSGNFSPGRNKSGKKNSKKSNNSSTDKDPVSGEDKKTEQEKQVVEEVPKVEEQQATTSEEPIEQKQAESSSTTEEKKEEPKQEAVVEVAKKEEPAQQAEETKAEEPAKSEQTQEEAKPEVAEAKPEEEKEVTQEESAQEEQPVMSKPDVSAVMDFDKTKLKQVTTEEKTDAKSQYLEEKSREQAASFDHSKLKQVETQDKSVLPTAQDIVHEKAPQQAASFEKEKLHHVETVEKVAMPTAQEIAQEKAPQQAANFKREELKHVETAEKVALPTTQDILHEKTPQEAANFDQDQLKHVDPVEKHSLPSQEDIAAEKTIQNISLFRKESLNKVDVEEKNTLPTKETIDQEKAEA from the exons AAAGCGGCAAAAAGAATTCCaagaaatcaaataattcaTCTACGGATAAAGATCCTGTCTCAGGAGAAGATAAGAAAACAGAGCAAGAAAAACAAG TTGTAGAAGAAGTACCCAAGGTAGAGGAGCAGCAAGCTACTACAAGCGAGGAACCGATTGAACAGAAACAGGCAGAGTCGTCTTCAACTACTGAAGAGAAAAAGGAAGAGCCAAAGCAAGAAGCGGTCGTAGAAGTAGCGAAAAAAGAAGAACCGGCACAACAGGCAGAGGAAACGAAAGCCGAAGAACCAGCTAAATCAGAACAAACACAAGAGGAAGCAAAGCCGGAAGTTGCCGAAGCAAAACCGGAAGAAGAGAAAGAAGTTACACAAGAAGAATCAGCACAAGAA GAACAACCAGTCATGTCGAAACCAGATGTATCAGCCGTTATGGATTTTGATAAAACCAAATTGAAACAAGTAACAACCGAGGAAAAGACTGACGCCAAATCAC AATATCTTGAAGAAAAATCGCGAGAGCAGGCCGCTTCATTTGACCACAGCAAGCTGAAACAAGTAGAAACACAAGACAAATCTGTGTTACCAACAGCACAAG ACATTGTTCACGAAAAAGCACCACAGCAAGCTGCCAGTTTCGAAAAAGAGAAACTCCACCATGTTGAAACTGTGGAGAAGGTGGCTATGCCTACTGCCCAGG aaATAGCTCAAGAAAAAGCGCCACAGCAAGCTGCCAACTTCAAAAGGGAAGAGCTTAAGCACGTTGAAACAGCAGAAAAAGTAGCATTGCCAACTACCCAAG ATATTCTCCATGAAAAGACACCACAGGAGGCTGCTAATTTCGACCAAGATCAACTAAAACACGTTGATCCAGTGGAAAAGCACTCCTTGCCGTCACAGGAGG ATATAGCGGCAGAAAAGACTATTCAAAACATATCCCTCTTCCGCAAAGaatctctaaacaaagttgaCGTAGAAGAGAAAAACACTTTGCCAACCAAGGAAA